Proteins from a genomic interval of Gemmatimonadota bacterium:
- the tadA gene encoding Flp pilus assembly complex ATPase component TadA codes for MGRVDRNQPSGLSAPPALPAEKTDSFVRSTPVVRFVDTMIRAAVDGGASDIHLENTDGELRVRYRVDGRLRRTRTAPRSQRNAIISRLKVMAEMDVSVRRRAQDGSFVLEHGGRRLAFRVSTLPAGQGEKAVVRILDSRAAPTGLDQLGMGPADLKNVREILHGGHGALLVSGPTGSGKSTTVYAALQELDRESSNVVTLEDPVEYELPGASQVQVDRKAGLGFADALRAILRQDPDIVMVGEIRDPETAEIAMSAASTGHLVLSTIHTTDAPGAVMRLLDMNVPPFLVAGGLSGIVSQRLVGRLCPACGGPGCDSCRHEGHKGRTGIFQVLVVDEAFREAISRGQSTTTLRRLAVKRGMGTLAQDARRALTAGLSGPLELRDLLGTAKGEEAVCRLCDAMLPPDAGGCPMCGRSTGGRCGCGREVERRWLYCPWCLSSLR; via the coding sequence ATGGGACGCGTCGACCGCAACCAGCCGTCCGGGCTTTCGGCACCTCCGGCTCTGCCGGCCGAGAAAACGGACTCCTTCGTCCGCTCGACGCCCGTCGTGCGTTTCGTCGATACCATGATCCGCGCGGCCGTGGACGGGGGCGCCAGCGACATTCACCTGGAAAACACCGACGGGGAGCTCCGTGTCCGTTACCGGGTCGACGGTCGGCTGCGCCGGACCCGCACCGCACCCCGTTCGCAGCGCAACGCCATAATCTCGCGCCTCAAGGTCATGGCAGAGATGGACGTGTCGGTTCGTCGACGCGCTCAGGACGGGAGCTTCGTTCTGGAACACGGGGGCCGCAGGCTTGCCTTCCGGGTCAGCACGCTTCCTGCGGGTCAGGGCGAGAAAGCCGTCGTGCGCATCCTGGATTCGAGGGCCGCTCCTACCGGTCTCGATCAGCTCGGCATGGGCCCGGCGGACCTGAAGAACGTGCGCGAAATTCTGCACGGCGGTCATGGAGCGCTGCTCGTTTCCGGGCCTACCGGCAGCGGGAAGAGCACCACGGTCTACGCCGCGCTGCAGGAGCTCGACCGCGAGTCGAGCAACGTGGTCACCTTGGAGGACCCTGTGGAGTACGAGCTTCCGGGAGCAAGCCAGGTGCAGGTGGATCGCAAGGCCGGACTTGGGTTCGCCGATGCGCTCCGCGCCATACTCCGCCAGGACCCCGACATCGTGATGGTGGGAGAGATACGCGACCCCGAGACCGCCGAGATCGCCATGTCGGCGGCCAGCACGGGCCACCTCGTGCTTTCCACCATTCACACGACCGACGCACCCGGTGCGGTCATGCGCCTGCTCGACATGAACGTACCGCCCTTTCTCGTGGCCGGCGGTCTCTCCGGTATCGTCTCCCAGCGGCTGGTGGGAAGGCTGTGCCCGGCCTGCGGCGGTCCCGGTTGCGATTCCTGTCGGCACGAAGGCCACAAGGGCAGGACCGGCATCTTCCAGGTGCTTGTGGTCGACGAGGCTTTTCGCGAAGCGATTTCGCGCGGCCAGTCCACCACCACGCTCAGACGACTCGCGGTCAAGCGGGGAATGGGCACTCTGGCTCAGGACGCTCGTCGCGCGCTCACCGCCGGACTCTCCGGACCCCTGGAGCTTCGCGATCTGCTCGGGACTGCGAAGGGAGAGGAGGCGGTCTGCCGTCTCTGCGACGCCATGCTCCCTCCCGATGCCGGCGGTTGCCCCATGTGCGGACGGAGCACCGGCGGAAGGTGCGGCTGCGGTCGGGAAGTGGAGCGCCGATGGTTGTACTGTCCGTGGTGCCTGAGCTCGCTCC